From a single Coriobacteriaceae bacterium genomic region:
- a CDS encoding very short patch repair endonuclease — MAALTQMGWTPITIWECELKKDRIDTTMEKVIEQVRAAEPQR, encoded by the coding sequence GTGGCAGCGCTCACTCAAATGGGCTGGACGCCCATAACCATCTGGGAATGCGAGCTCAAAAAAGACCGCATCGACACCACGATGGAAAAGGTCATCGAGCAGGTGCGCGCCGCAGAGCCGCAGCGCTAA
- a CDS encoding NUDIX domain-containing protein — protein sequence MKTVHVAAGIIRKEGSDELLAVQRGYGDMQGLWEFPGGKLMRGETPEDAVRRELMEELQVKVTNLRDFYTVEYDYPDFHLSMECYYCSLADESDEPQKHDRQLDIRWIPRASLATVEWMPADKGLIDALIELKEDRLETSSADDAVPNTADKPATKPKRAPKRRSKKRPKPGLLDGIDTSDLSADERELVRRRAAIKKSMKGNKRANTKPELLVRQRLRAAGLTGYRLEWKVPGKPDIAFPGRKIAIFVNGCFWHRCPKCNPSQPKRNVEFWEA from the coding sequence TTGAAGACTGTTCATGTTGCCGCTGGGATCATTCGCAAAGAAGGATCCGATGAGCTGCTTGCCGTGCAGCGCGGCTACGGCGACATGCAGGGACTGTGGGAATTCCCGGGCGGCAAGCTCATGCGCGGCGAGACACCCGAAGACGCCGTGCGCCGCGAGCTCATGGAAGAGCTGCAGGTAAAAGTTACCAACCTGCGCGATTTCTATACCGTTGAGTATGACTACCCCGATTTTCATCTCTCCATGGAGTGCTACTACTGCTCGCTCGCCGATGAATCCGATGAGCCTCAGAAACATGACCGACAGCTCGATATCCGCTGGATTCCGCGCGCCTCGCTTGCCACGGTGGAATGGATGCCCGCCGACAAGGGGCTTATCGATGCCCTGATTGAGCTGAAGGAAGACCGACTCGAGACAAGCTCCGCCGATGACGCCGTGCCCAACACAGCCGACAAACCCGCCACCAAACCCAAGCGCGCACCTAAGCGCCGCAGCAAGAAGCGTCCCAAGCCCGGTCTGCTCGACGGCATCGATACCTCGGACCTCTCCGCTGACGAGCGCGAACTGGTCCGCCGTCGCGCCGCCATCAAAAAGTCCATGAAGGGCAACAAGCGCGCCAATACCAAGCCAGAGCTGCTCGTTCGCCAGCGCCTGCGCGCAGCGGGCCTCACCGGCTATCGCCTGGAATGGAAGGTTCCCGGCAAGCCCGACATCGCCTTTCCTGGGCGCAAGATTGCCATCTTCGTCAACGGCTGCTTTTGGCACCGCTGTCCCAAGTGCAACCCTAGCCAGCCCAAGCGCAACGTTGAGTTTTGGGAAGCATAA
- a CDS encoding ABC transporter ATP-binding protein, translating to MATPVLEVAHLEKVYGALGNVTRALNDVSFTVNRGEFVGIMGASGSGKSTLLNCVSTIDSATSGTIRINGQDVTRMKQAKLSQFRREELGFIFQDSNLLDTLTARENIALPLTIARTNSAEISTRVQDVAARLSISQVLDKYPYQMSGGQQQRVAAARALVTDPTMIMADEPTGALDSKSARLLLESLDALNRRLRATVLMVTHDSFAASYTSRVLFIRDGKIFTELRRGDTDRREFFDRIMEVVAMMGGEGSDAL from the coding sequence ATGGCGACCCCGGTACTGGAGGTCGCGCATCTCGAAAAGGTATATGGAGCGCTGGGCAACGTGACCCGTGCGCTCAACGACGTCAGCTTTACCGTCAACCGCGGCGAATTTGTGGGCATCATGGGCGCTTCGGGCTCGGGCAAGTCGACGTTGCTCAACTGCGTGTCGACCATCGATAGCGCCACAAGTGGCACGATCCGCATCAACGGGCAGGACGTAACACGCATGAAGCAGGCTAAGCTTTCGCAGTTCCGCCGCGAGGAGCTGGGCTTTATATTCCAGGACTCCAACCTGCTCGATACGCTCACGGCACGCGAGAACATCGCCCTGCCGCTCACCATCGCCCGCACAAACTCGGCAGAGATCTCGACCCGCGTGCAGGATGTGGCAGCGCGCCTGTCCATCAGTCAGGTGCTCGACAAGTATCCCTACCAGATGTCCGGCGGCCAGCAGCAGCGCGTTGCCGCAGCTCGCGCGCTCGTCACCGACCCCACCATGATCATGGCCGACGAGCCCACCGGCGCCCTCGATTCCAAGAGCGCCCGTCTGCTGCTCGAGAGCCTGGATGCCCTTAACCGCCGCCTGCGCGCCACCGTGCTCATGGTCACGCACGACAGCTTTGCCGCCAGCTACACGAGCCGTGTGCTGTTTATCCGCGACGGCAAGATCTTCACCGAGCTGCGCCGCGGCGACACCGACCGCCGAGAGTTCTTCGACCGCATTATGGAGGTCGTTGCCATGATGGGCGGTGAGGGCTCCGATGCTCTGTAA
- a CDS encoding ABC transporter permease, with the protein MLCKLAWGNVRRAGRDYLVYLLTLTLGVTVFYAFNTISMQVDIAGIDEKGLAQVMGSMLGDLTYFLAGVMAFLMVYANNFIMKRRKKEFGLYQVLGMGRGRVATIMALETVIVSVVAFAAGIVLGVGLSQLMTFFTASLFKTQIANFHFFFSVHAFNLTLVCMLVMFVLTLLLNLRAVRRTKLIELMGAERRNESIKTRNPWIAIAIFAVGAVLVGVAYYRLLRDGFPLTATDSKLQEAMNQFGITTAMVTVGTFALFWGLSGMLIKLLQSLRGVYWRGLNMFTVRQLAAKVNTVCFSMGVIAMLLFLAITSVTCGMSIANVMNENLERYTPADMSQTYVYYTPDTLDYYKEYVNPSEADRMVLADTTVDLYSAWHGKGKSADNNDETGKKVNIADVAGEHVQIDSYLSYPFGGSNPSVSAGEMCKTMGEKLPKALGGSNADTMGLFVTPASQYNKLRQMMGEEPVSIGRDQYLLTCDMGGELGDLYTKYMAGGHTLTLGGHELKPATDKSDKDTAAIANSAMGSNPGTVVVADELLSQLNLQPYSSSLLVNYKQGMDTTEADESIKYTLLDNLLVDGKEPGSWGIFITRSEMYTQAAQMNGMISYLAIYIGFVLVVACAAILSIQQLSNVADGSRSYRVLAQIGCDDRQIRHSVMAQQAVFFLFPLAVGLAHSFVALKVIIELVSTFGDMSIGGTVGLTCAIFLAAYGGYFLVTYLMSTGMVRATIATRYSE; encoded by the coding sequence ATGCTCTGTAAACTCGCTTGGGGCAACGTCCGCCGCGCCGGCCGCGACTACCTCGTCTACCTTTTGACGCTCACCCTGGGCGTCACGGTCTTCTATGCCTTCAACACCATCTCGATGCAGGTCGACATCGCCGGAATCGATGAAAAGGGCTTGGCGCAGGTTATGGGCAGCATGCTCGGCGACCTGACGTACTTTTTGGCCGGTGTCATGGCCTTTTTGATGGTGTATGCCAATAACTTCATCATGAAACGCCGCAAGAAGGAGTTTGGCCTGTACCAGGTGCTCGGCATGGGGCGCGGGCGCGTCGCCACGATCATGGCGCTCGAGACCGTGATAGTATCGGTCGTGGCCTTTGCCGCCGGCATTGTGCTGGGTGTGGGACTCTCCCAGCTCATGACGTTCTTTACGGCCTCGCTCTTTAAGACACAGATCGCCAATTTCCACTTCTTTTTCTCGGTGCATGCGTTCAACCTGACCCTTGTCTGCATGCTCGTGATGTTTGTGCTCACGCTACTGCTGAACCTCCGCGCCGTGCGTCGTACCAAACTCATCGAGCTTATGGGTGCCGAGCGTCGCAACGAGAGCATCAAGACACGCAACCCCTGGATCGCGATTGCCATCTTTGCCGTGGGTGCGGTGCTTGTGGGCGTGGCCTATTACCGTCTGCTACGTGATGGGTTCCCGCTAACCGCGACGGACAGCAAGCTGCAAGAGGCCATGAACCAGTTTGGTATTACGACCGCTATGGTTACCGTGGGCACCTTTGCCCTGTTCTGGGGACTCTCGGGCATGCTCATCAAGCTGCTGCAGAGCCTGCGCGGCGTGTATTGGCGCGGCCTCAACATGTTTACCGTGCGCCAGCTTGCGGCCAAGGTCAACACGGTGTGCTTTTCGATGGGCGTCATCGCGATGCTCCTGTTTTTGGCCATCACCTCGGTGACGTGCGGTATGTCGATTGCCAATGTGATGAACGAAAACCTGGAGCGCTATACGCCGGCCGATATGTCGCAGACGTATGTCTATTACACGCCCGATACGCTCGACTACTACAAAGAATATGTCAATCCGTCTGAAGCCGACCGCATGGTGCTAGCCGATACAACGGTCGATTTGTACTCCGCATGGCACGGCAAGGGCAAGTCGGCGGACAACAACGACGAGACCGGCAAGAAGGTCAATATCGCCGATGTTGCCGGTGAGCATGTTCAGATCGATTCGTATCTGAGTTACCCGTTTGGCGGTTCGAATCCTTCGGTGTCTGCGGGTGAGATGTGCAAGACCATGGGCGAAAAGCTCCCCAAGGCGCTCGGGGGTAGCAATGCCGATACGATGGGTCTGTTTGTGACGCCGGCGAGCCAGTACAACAAACTGCGCCAGATGATGGGCGAGGAGCCGGTGAGCATTGGCCGCGACCAGTACCTGCTTACGTGTGATATGGGCGGTGAGCTGGGCGACCTGTACACCAAGTACATGGCCGGCGGCCATACCCTCACCTTGGGCGGGCATGAGCTCAAGCCCGCAACCGATAAGTCGGACAAGGACACGGCGGCCATCGCCAACTCGGCGATGGGCAGTAACCCGGGTACCGTCGTCGTTGCCGACGAGCTGTTGTCCCAACTTAATCTGCAGCCGTATTCCAGTAGCCTGCTCGTTAATTACAAACAGGGGATGGATACGACCGAGGCAGACGAGAGCATTAAATACACTTTGCTCGACAATCTGCTCGTTGACGGCAAGGAGCCAGGGTCATGGGGAATCTTCATCACACGCTCCGAGATGTACACGCAAGCAGCGCAAATGAACGGCATGATTAGCTATCTGGCCATCTACATTGGCTTTGTACTGGTCGTTGCGTGCGCGGCGATACTGTCGATCCAGCAGCTCTCCAATGTGGCCGACGGCAGCCGCAGCTATCGTGTGCTGGCGCAGATTGGCTGCGATGACCGCCAGATCCGTCATTCGGTGATGGCGCAGCAGGCGGTGTTCTTCCTGTTCCCGCTGGCAGTGGGCCTGGCGCACTCCTTTGTGGCACTTAAGGTGATTATCGAGCTGGTGAGTACGTTTGGCGACATGAGCATCGGCGGCACGGTGGGTCTCACCTGCGCGATCTTCCTGGCAGCCTACGGCGGCTACTTCCTGGTGACCTACCTCATGAGCACCGGCATGGTACGAGCCACCATCGCCACCCGCTACAGCGAATAG
- a CDS encoding 3-deoxy-7-phosphoheptulonate synthase: MAMEFKRKLPIPMEIREEMPLSAELTAKKQAFDAEVAKVFTGEDARKVLIIGPCSADREDSVLEYMNRLAKTAEEVKDKLIIIPRVYTNKPRTKGTGYKGLLHNPNPEAPDDLLEGVKAIRHMHLRVIEETGFFTADEMLYPSNYQYLVDLLSYVAVGARSVENQEHRLVSSGISVPVGMKNPTAGSTTVMLNSIYAAQAHQSFIFRNWEVECDGNPLAHAVMRGYIGLDGRTYPNYHYEHLERLAERYTEHAGYANPAAVIDCNHDNSGKRPLEQYRICKEVLDSCRRNESISKLVKGFMIESYLEDGNQPVDGGVFGKSITDPCLGWEKTDYLIHEIAERI, encoded by the coding sequence ATGGCCATGGAATTCAAACGCAAGTTGCCAATCCCCATGGAGATCCGCGAGGAAATGCCGCTTTCTGCCGAGCTTACCGCCAAAAAGCAGGCATTTGACGCCGAGGTCGCCAAAGTCTTTACCGGCGAGGACGCACGCAAGGTGCTCATCATCGGCCCGTGCTCTGCCGACCGCGAGGATTCGGTACTTGAGTACATGAACCGACTGGCCAAGACCGCCGAGGAGGTCAAGGACAAGCTCATCATCATTCCGCGCGTCTACACCAATAAGCCGCGCACCAAGGGCACCGGCTACAAGGGCCTTCTGCACAACCCCAACCCCGAGGCTCCCGACGACCTGCTCGAGGGCGTCAAGGCCATCCGCCATATGCACCTGCGTGTTATTGAGGAAACGGGCTTCTTCACCGCCGACGAGATGCTCTATCCGTCCAACTACCAGTACCTCGTTGACCTGCTGAGCTATGTTGCCGTGGGCGCACGCTCGGTCGAGAACCAGGAGCATCGTCTGGTGTCGAGCGGCATTTCGGTACCCGTCGGCATGAAGAATCCCACTGCTGGCTCTACCACCGTTATGCTCAACTCCATTTACGCCGCGCAGGCGCACCAGAGCTTCATCTTCCGCAACTGGGAGGTCGAGTGCGACGGCAATCCGCTCGCGCACGCCGTTATGCGTGGCTACATCGGTCTCGACGGTCGTACCTACCCCAACTACCACTACGAGCACCTGGAGCGCCTGGCCGAGCGCTACACCGAGCACGCCGGCTATGCCAATCCGGCAGCGGTCATCGACTGCAACCACGACAACTCGGGTAAGCGCCCGCTGGAGCAGTATCGCATTTGCAAGGAGGTGCTCGACAGCTGCCGCCGCAACGAGTCCATCTCTAAGCTGGTCAAGGGCTTTATGATCGAGTCCTACCTGGAAGACGGCAACCAGCCGGTCGACGGCGGCGTCTTTGGCAAGTCGATCACCGACCCGTGTCTGGGCTGGGAAAAGACCGACTACCTCATCCACGAGATCGCGGAACGTATTTAG
- a CDS encoding ABC transporter ATP-binding protein/permease, with amino-acid sequence MADETKTQIPKPTRQRGPMGRMGGMRRGEKAKDFKGTMRQLLGYIGQHKIAVFAAVAFAVCSVIFNIVGPKVLGQVTTKLFEGLVAKVNGTGDVDFNWIAKTLGFLLCLYLASSACSLIQGWLMTGVTQKICYRMRKEIAAKIAVVPMSYFNGHSKGDVLSRITNDVDTLGQSLNQSVTQLITSVTQIIGVLVMMLSISLPLTGVTVLTLPAAAIILMVMVHFSQPYFREQQQVLGTVNGIIEEDFAGQNVIQVFDRAEASIEEFDRQNDRLFISGWRSQFLSGLMMPLMSLVGNMGYVGVVVVGAQLALTGNATPGDIQSFIQYVRNFTQPVQQLGNVSNTMQSMAAATERVFEFLAAPEEEQKADAQIPEKRPGHVEFDRVKFGYTPDKTIIHDFSCEAQPGQTIAIVGPTGAGKTTLIKLLQRFYDVDGGSLRVEGVDVRDWDRAALRGEFAMVLQDTWLFNGTIRENIRYGRPDASDAEVEAAARAARCDHFIHTLAGGYDFMINEEGTNLSQGQRQLVTIARAILADRPALILDEATSNVDTRTEELIQRAMDALMQGRTSFVIAHRLSTIRNADVILVIRDGDIVEKGTHDELLAQGGFYADLYNSQFDEAA; translated from the coding sequence ATGGCAGACGAGACCAAGACCCAAATTCCCAAGCCCACCCGTCAGCGTGGACCCATGGGCCGCATGGGCGGCATGCGTCGCGGCGAAAAGGCCAAGGACTTTAAAGGCACCATGAGGCAGCTGCTCGGCTATATCGGCCAGCACAAGATTGCCGTGTTTGCCGCCGTCGCCTTTGCCGTGTGCTCGGTCATCTTTAACATTGTAGGGCCCAAGGTGCTCGGCCAGGTTACGACTAAGCTGTTTGAGGGCCTGGTTGCCAAGGTCAACGGCACCGGCGATGTCGACTTTAACTGGATCGCCAAGACGCTCGGCTTTTTGCTCTGCCTGTATCTGGCAAGCTCTGCCTGCAGCCTCATCCAGGGCTGGCTCATGACCGGCGTCACGCAAAAGATTTGCTACCGCATGCGCAAGGAGATCGCCGCCAAGATCGCCGTCGTGCCGATGAGCTACTTCAACGGCCACAGCAAGGGCGACGTGCTCAGCCGCATCACCAACGACGTCGATACGCTGGGGCAATCGCTCAACCAGAGCGTGACGCAGCTTATTACGTCCGTCACGCAGATCATCGGCGTGCTCGTCATGATGCTGTCGATCAGCCTGCCGCTCACGGGTGTCACCGTGCTCACGCTGCCGGCCGCCGCAATCATCCTGATGGTGATGGTCCACTTCTCGCAGCCGTACTTCCGCGAGCAACAGCAGGTCCTGGGCACCGTCAATGGCATTATCGAGGAGGACTTTGCCGGTCAGAACGTTATCCAGGTGTTCGACCGCGCCGAGGCGTCCATCGAGGAATTCGATCGTCAAAACGACCGCCTGTTTATTAGCGGCTGGCGCTCGCAGTTCCTCTCGGGCCTGATGATGCCGCTCATGAGCCTGGTGGGCAACATGGGCTACGTGGGCGTCGTCGTGGTGGGCGCGCAGCTGGCGCTGACCGGCAACGCCACGCCCGGCGACATTCAGAGTTTTATCCAGTACGTGCGCAACTTTACGCAGCCCGTGCAGCAGCTGGGCAACGTGAGCAACACGATGCAGTCGATGGCAGCTGCCACCGAGCGTGTGTTTGAGTTCCTGGCCGCGCCCGAGGAGGAGCAGAAGGCCGACGCGCAGATTCCCGAGAAGCGCCCCGGCCACGTGGAGTTTGACCGTGTCAAGTTTGGCTACACGCCCGACAAGACCATCATCCACGACTTTAGCTGCGAGGCGCAGCCCGGCCAGACCATCGCCATCGTCGGCCCCACCGGCGCCGGCAAGACCACGCTCATCAAGCTGCTGCAGCGCTTTTACGACGTGGACGGCGGTTCGCTGCGCGTCGAGGGCGTCGACGTGCGCGACTGGGACCGCGCGGCGCTGCGCGGCGAGTTTGCCATGGTGCTGCAGGACACCTGGCTGTTTAACGGCACCATCCGCGAGAACATCCGCTACGGACGCCCCGATGCAAGCGATGCCGAGGTCGAAGCCGCTGCACGCGCCGCACGCTGCGACCACTTTATCCATACGCTCGCCGGCGGCTACGACTTTATGATCAACGAGGAGGGCACTAACCTGTCGCAGGGTCAGCGCCAGCTCGTGACCATCGCCCGTGCCATTTTGGCCGACCGTCCGGCGCTGATTTTGGACGAGGCGACCTCCAACGTTGACACTCGTACCGAGGAGCTTATTCAGCGTGCCATGGATGCGCTGATGCAAGGCCGCACCAGCTTTGTTATCGCACATCGCCTGTCCACGATTCGCAACGCCGACGTGATCTTGGTGATCCGCGACGGCGACATCGTCGAGAAGGGCACACACGACGAGTTGCTCGCCCAGGGCGGCTTCTACGCCGACCTGTACAACTCGCAGTTCGACGAGGCGGCGTAG